The window TACGTTGTTCTGCTTATGGATTTATTTTGCCTTTCAATTTTTGTACATGCTCCttgtataaaaaataatctgatactttacatattttaattattaattttagtttgtttaaatCATTAGTGATGAGAATAATGTGAATTACTTGTTGATAACATACTTGTATATTAGTTAAAGTAGTTGCTGAAGATGCTCTTAGtgataagttttaaattaacaacaaaaatatcaatataTGGCAGGGTTGCCGGAGATACAAATATATTTCAACAATTACGTAATTTCTAACCAACAGAACCTTTGTccaaaacaatgcaaatttgAAACCAAAATCCATAGTATCATAAAATATACTCTTACTTTTAAATATGAGCGCTGCACACTAAGCTATTAcgataaaaatgtaaaaagctAGTTTTGGGtctccaaaaacaagttaggCGTAGGATCAACTGCAAATGCAAGATTAAAACAAGTTAAGCTACCAGAGTTAAAATCATGTCAAACAATGTAAACATTCAATTCAACGAATAACAACGTTTagcaatttcaaaataatgtaTAGGCTACAGGTCGTTTTCAGCTGGTCGGCGCTAACGCTAATGTACTATATATACCTATTCGTACATAGGCTTATTCGAAATAAACTTTGTGCTTGACTTGCATAGTTCATACTGAACAGACTTGTTCATAGCAGTCGTTTGTTTCTGCTTGAAAGGAagtgcgtaggattcaaagcACTGTATAACAAGAACTAAATgacatattttcaaacattttatcgCGTAAAAGAATTCATATGCAACTGACCTGAtcgaaatctttacaatccaatgcccaGAGCGTTcgtaatttaaaaatgaatcAAACTGGGttaaaaatttccattgttaagtacaGGCGATcgaaaaatcttgccacctcATAAAATTAGCGGCGTTAAATCGGAAAGGGTCTGTTTTCCAAGCAACGTCTCCACAAGTACCCTGGTAACTCAATTTGTTACTGCTCTAGCCTATCACTGTATAGCACGAAGCTGTCGTTTAACGGATGACtgatttattttgctttgaaattttacaagaGGCTTCATGAAATCACTAATCGTAGGTGTATTAGTTTATTGTAACAtgatattgtttgtttatttttaatatttacttgaTTTATATCGATCCTTTATCTGAAAGCTGCATAAAGCAGCTGTTTTTCAATTATGGTGAACgattttaacttattttgtaCAATGCTGTTTCGTATGtgcttttgcttttatttatcAATGGAATAAGTGATCGAATGATTTATAGCTATAGAAATTTTGGTCAGATTGTTGTAGTTATACAATAAGCATACAGGAATGTTTATTTAGCATTGTATTGAACTTGACATTTCTACTCTTTTAGAAgtaaaatacaagaaaataaaacgtttaCTTCAAGAGTGAATTGACCACTATAGAAGTGACAGAAAACTTGAGAACTCCTGTTGTCTAGAGAGTAAATTTCCCTTTTTTTCGAGTAAAACTCCCATCCGTTCAAAAGAATAAAACGGAAACACTCTTTCGGAAGGAAGAGAggtaaaagaataaaaaagaaCGGATTTTGTTTAGAGTGTAAGCAAGCCGTTAGCATATAGCCTACTTCACATGTTAGTTGGCaatcgataaacaaaattttaataagaataGCCACCTGACACTGTAAAATGAACAGTAACATCTAAccataaaaaaaactgtttcttCACTTTTTATGTGCGACGCAATCACGCAATCACGCAATCACGCAATCACGCAACCACGCAAACACGCAACCACGCAACCACGCAACCACGCAACCACGCAACCACGCAACCACGCAACCACGCAACCACGCAACCACGCAACCACGCAACCACGCAACCACGCAACCACACAACCACGCAACCACGCAACCACGCAAACACGCAACCATTATTTGCATCATTCAGGTACGAATAAAATAACAGTTGGTTGTTGCAGGTTGCGATCATTCGCCTTTAAAAGCATTGCACGCTTACCTAGGCATTCCTCATAATTATGACGTGTTTGGCCACGCTTTTCCCTTCTGGCATTAACAATTTTAGTTTCAGGTTCTTTGTGACCAATCAGATCATTAACGTCTGTTGTCAAACCTCACCAAAAAAACGTCGACGTAACTAAAATCAAAAAGGAACAGTTTTAGCTCAAGCAAGAGCCTGAAAATAAGAACGTTTCATGTTCCTCTATTCTAGAACTGCTTCGATATACTTCTTTGAATATTTTAGACGTTCAGGTTTTagattgattgatttgatTGATTTCAGAATTCATTAGAAGAGCTTGTAGCAATGAGCTCAATGGACAATAACCGTAAGTATTATGGCAAATTACCAACTGAAAACAATGAACTTACATGAAAATTTAGTAACTTAATTGTCAGTTTATAGAACGACATGTTTATACAACTTATTGCTCTTTGCTTGgtataattttgttataacTTAAGTTTACAATAGAGGGTCAGAGGTTTGAAAATGAACAAGAAGACGCGGTCATCACTGACCTTCGCACCTCACTTAACACTGAAAAAAAGAGATCAGAAGATCTTCTTGATACTCTTGAAAGCGTACAGAAAAGCAACCTGGAGTTATTATGCGATATTGCGACTTTAGACCAAGACATGAGAAAGTGCAACGACAAGGACCAGCGCCAAATCGTTACATTGACGTAGGTGGATGAGATAGAAAAGATGGTGTTGATATTCAATATTTTGGTGATGTTGTTTCTGCCTACAACCAACTTCTTTGTCAGATCAAGCTTGGAGCTGGCGAAAAGAAATTTGGAATTTTCCAAACACGAAGTTAACGAGTTGGAAGATCAACACAGAAGAGAAGAATTAGAGGTGCAGCAACGAGGAGACATGTTGCATAGACAGATAGAACAACAACAGCAAAGTTTAACGGCAAGTAAAATTGTTAGGATGCCATTATTTCATCAGAAAATTGTGCGTTCGAAGCTGTTTTTCACAGCTTCTTAACCTAAGTTAAACGCAACCTAGCTCtaacataacaaaattttttttaccccGGTCTACATTTATCTCAATGTTACTTCAATGAAATGTTAAATACCTGTAGCTAAAATAACCGTTTGTCCTTAACAATATACTGCTTAACCTACCCAACACGCTAAAATGGTCACTTTCAATTTGCAATCAAAATTGGAATCAATGAAATGCATTAAAGCGTTTCTTGGTCCCTTATTTAGAAAAATACGAcctttaatttaaataaatttaactaaCAAAGTCTCAATTAAAATTCAGGTGCTGAAAAACGATTTCCATATGAAAAGCTTTCAGAATCAGGAAATCCTCAGGAcatttagaaaagaaattgcACTTCTGAATGACATGTGCGTGCATGCTTTGGTTACAAGTAAAGTTTTAGCTCACAGTACTGTACGTGTGAAATACTTTGTTGAAACATATTTCAAACGAACGCCCCTGTTTCGCTTTTTCGTGAACACATAAGTGACTACTTTTGAAACATTAGAAAATCATGCCTCCGTAATAAGTTCCTGTTCCAGTGAGTAACAACTTATAGAAAAAAACCAACCTGATTGTGCATGGAATGTGTTCATTTGTAATGATAATTACTCAAGTTTGGGTTTGAAATGGTCGTTGCTTTATTACactaaaaaaactttattgtcCGCGAAATGCCAATTTTTCATCAATCAATGATTTCTATCTCTACTGCAGATGTGGGGAAATGCTAGATTATGAGAACACCGAGTCGAGTAGGTGTGAAGCGCTTCGTGCCGCGTTGGAT of the Clavelina lepadiformis chromosome 7, kaClaLepa1.1, whole genome shotgun sequence genome contains:
- the LOC143466168 gene encoding uncharacterized protein LOC143466168; its protein translation is MSSMDNNQGQRFENEQEDAVITDLRTSLNTEKKRSEDLLDTLESVQKSNLELLCDIATLDQDMRKCNDKDQRQIVTLTSSLELAKRNLEFSKHEVNELEDQHRREELEVQQRGDMLHRQIEQQQQSLTVLKNDFHMKSFQNQEILRTFRKEIALLNDICGEMLDYENTESSRCEALRAALDCKTTYSPHKVDEMQSLRHKISEMQTILEKLLLCSKEET